The following are from one region of the Nicotiana tomentosiformis chromosome 7, ASM39032v3, whole genome shotgun sequence genome:
- the LOC138895824 gene encoding uncharacterized protein: MGEAALIGLDLMHHAIEKVKIITKRLKSAQSYQKSYSDVGRRDLEFKEDDWVFLKVFPMKGVMRFGKKGKLSPSYVGPYRIIQRIGKVAYRLELPPEMSLVHPVFHVSMLKKVVGDLSLIISVETIEVNEELMYEEIPVAILDRNLTFYKLCFPYTTYVGIAPPW; the protein is encoded by the exons atgGGAGAAGCAGCATTGATAGGGCTAGACCTCATGCATCACGCTatagagaaggttaagatcattacaaAACGGTTGAAAAGTGCTCAAAGTtatcaaaagtcctattcggatgtgggTCGCagggatttagagttcaaagaagatgattgggtattcttgaaggttttccctatgaagggtgtaatgcggtttggtaagaaaggaaaattgagtccgagttatgtcggaccatacagaaTCATCCAGAGGATTGGcaaggtggcttacaggctagaactacctccagagatgtctttagtgcacccagtgtttcatgtatccatgttgaaaaaggtggttggagatctgtCGCTTATTAtttcggttgagactattgaggttaatgaagaattgatgtatgaagaaattccagttgccattcttgatag AAATCTAACATTCTATAAACTATGTTTCCCCTATACGACTTATGTTGGGATTGCTCCTCCTTGGTAA